A region of Rhizorhabdus wittichii RW1 DNA encodes the following proteins:
- a CDS encoding Ferritin, Dps family protein (PFAM: Ferritin, Dps family protein), whose product MTRQVNIGIGEEDRIAISEGLSRLLADTYTLYLTSHNFHWNVTGTMFNSLHTMFMTQYTELWNAIDPIAERIRSLGQPAPGSYAQFAKLSSLPDAPESPPKALDMVDILAKGHEAAARTARALFPLVEKASDEPTADLLTQRIAQHEQTAWMLRALLED is encoded by the coding sequence ATGACCAGACAAGTGAATATCGGGATCGGCGAGGAAGATCGGATTGCGATCTCCGAAGGCCTGAGCCGCCTGCTGGCGGACACCTACACCCTCTATCTGACGTCCCACAACTTCCACTGGAACGTGACGGGGACGATGTTCAACAGCCTCCATACCATGTTCATGACGCAATATACCGAGCTGTGGAACGCGATCGACCCGATCGCCGAACGTATCCGCTCGCTGGGTCAGCCCGCACCGGGTTCCTATGCGCAGTTCGCCAAGCTCAGCTCCCTGCCTGACGCGCCGGAATCTCCGCCCAAGGCGCTCGACATGGTGGATATTCTCGCCAAGGGCCACGAAGCGGCGGCCCGCACGGCGCGCGCCCTGTTCCCGCTGGTCGAAAAGGCGAGCGACGAGCCGACCGCGGATCTGCTTACCCAGAGAATCGCGCAGCATGAGCAAACCGCCTGGATGCTCCGCGCCCTGCTCGAAGACTGA